The genomic interval TTGCGCGAATGCCTGTCCGACGCCGTCCCAAGTCCACGAGGTCGAGCCAGGGTGGGCAATATCGAGCAACCGGTCGTAGAACTCCGCAGCCTCGATGCCTCGTTCCCCCGAGAGGTTAGGCTTTGGATCGTCGGACCATCCGTGGTCGACACGGCCGCTGAACCCTTCAACGTCCTCTCCGCCGTACGCCCAGAGGACGTTATGGAAGTCACATTGCAAGGAGTCGTGCTGCTGAGCTTGGTGACCGGTCCCGTAGTCGACTTCGTCGACGTTCTCGTTGATCCACTCCGCCATCTCGTAGTACTCTTCCCAGGTTCGCTCCCTGCCCGGTTCGAACGGGAAGCCGAGATCCGCTTCAGCTTCGTCCTTGTAGTTCTCGATGATGTCTGTGCGGTAGGCCCACAGCATCGTTGGGCAGTCGTATGGGAGGCCGCGAAGTTGGTTATCGCCGAAGTACCCGCACGCATCGAGGTGACTCGCGATGAAGTCGTCAGTTCCGTTCGGAAGGTCCTCGAAGTCGTCGGACTCGATGTACGGATCGAGCGATTCCATGTCCGGGTAGTACCGGGAGCCGACGATGTACGGATCGGCGTAGAAAACCTGAATGTCTCCGGTTTGGCTATTTATGTCGCTTGCAAGACGTTCGGAATAGTTATCGAACGGTGCGAGCGTGATATCGACTTCGATACCCGTCTCTTCAGTAAACTCGCCGATCAATTCATTTACCGCTACGCTTGGTGGCGTCGCTTCCGAAATGAAACTGATCGAGGAGGCTGGTTCGATATCGGGGTCGGGAAGCC from Natrinema salifodinae carries:
- a CDS encoding extracellular solute-binding protein, which gives rise to MIDNNRPGIDRRTFIRASGAAGLAGLGGCLGEDNEAGGLPDPDIEPASSISFISEATPPSVAVNELIGEFTEETGIEVDITLAPFDNYSERLASDINSQTGDIQVFYADPYIVGSRYYPDMESLDPYIESDDFEDLPNGTDDFIASHLDACGYFGDNQLRGLPYDCPTMLWAYRTDIIENYKDEAEADLGFPFEPGRERTWEEYYEMAEWINENVDEVDYGTGHQAQQHDSLQCDFHNVLWAYGGEDVEGFSGRVDHGWSDDPKPNLSGERGIEAAEFYDRLLDIAHPGSTSWTWDGVGQAFAQGEIAMTPEWHEFNGMFADPEQSVVTEDVGWALLPQGPERSVNLYGGAGITINSHASDAERKAAWKFLVWATSPEIQMRALEMAGGTPTRHSVYERDAVTEAAEQPTEESEFPNVVPPVEEAWEEEYVGMRPKPAQWLELNEALYSELSAMISDDKSPEEAMQAVDEQWSNTL